From Caretta caretta isolate rCarCar2 chromosome 14, rCarCar1.hap1, whole genome shotgun sequence, the proteins below share one genomic window:
- the LOC125621423 gene encoding E3 ubiquitin-protein ligase TRIM39: protein MAVVHPVEALEDHRISGLEGTPEGHLVQPPDLVQPPDDLACPICLDSFQDPVLLTCGHNFCQACITQVWKGLEENVSCPKCGKRFQERHWHPNPQLGKVVEKARKLRWGAEGSMCQRHKERLKLYCEEDQALIRVVCDRSKEHRAHRVAPLEEAAQEYKGQFQRHLQILKDESFSQEAFTISEGRRLDMLLVSSLSPSPGLPLGFPCTLLMQHHLMSPSSGWEGDCCSVYRLALKGKGAVVLCMDLLQFSPAPAEILTLDAASGHPGLVVSPDRHSVWHGNSWGCPPSDHRRFFPAPCILGSEGFSSGRHRWEVEVGGEDGWAVGVARESVSRRDPTELQPQHGVWAVELGRYVLCPLFRWSPAPSQRPHRIQVCLDYEGGRVAFYDAENLTPLFTFTASFTEMLFPFFWLWAPSTRITLCP, encoded by the exons ATGGCAGTTGTTCACCCCGTGGAAGCTCtggaagatcatagaatatcagggttggaagggaccccagaaggtcatctagtccaaccccctgatctagtccaacccccagatGACCTGGCCTGTCCCATCTGCTTGGATTCCTTCCAAGACCCCGTACTCCTGACCTGCGGGCACAATTTCTGCCAGGCCTGCATCACCCAGGTCTGGAAAGGACTGGAAGAAAACGTCTCCTGTCCCAAGTGCGGGAAGAGATTCCAGGAGAGGCATTGGCACCCAAACCCCCAGTTGGGGAAGGTGGTGGAGAAAGCCAGGAAGctgaggtggggggcagagggcagcaTGTGCCAGAGGCACAAGGAGAGGCTCAAGCTGTACTGCgaggaggatcaggccctgatcCGCGTGGTGTGTGACAGATCGAAGGAGCACAGGGCTCACAGGGTGGCTCCCCTCGAGGAGGCCGCCCAGGAGTACAAG GGCCAATTTCAAAGGCACCTGCAGATTCTGAAAGATGAGAGCTTCAGCCAGGAGGCCTTCACCATCAGCGAAGGGAGAAGGCTGGATATGCTGCTGGTAAGTTCTCTTTCCCCATCCCCTGGGCTTCCCTTGGGGTTCCCCTGCACTTTGCTGATGCAACACCATCtcatgtccccctctagtggctg GGAAGGGGACTGTTGTTCTGTATATAGACTGGCTCTGAAAGGAAAGGGGGCTGTTGTGTTGTGTATGGACTTACTTCaattctcccctgcccctgcagagATCCTGACCCTGGATGCCGCCTCTGGTCACCCTGGCCTGGTGGTGTCCCCAGACCGGCACAGCGTGTGGCATGGGAACAGCTGGGGCTGCCCGCCCAGCGACCACCGCAGATTCTTCCCGGCCCCCTGCATCCTGGGCTCTGAGGGCTTCTCCTCCGGCCGGCAccgctgggaggtggaggtggggggcgaGGATGGCTGGGCGGTGGGGGTGGCGAGGGAGTCCGTGAGCAGGAGGGACCCCAcggagctgcagccccagcacgGGGTGTGGGCTGTGGAGCTGGGACGGTACGTGCTCTGTCCCCTGTTCCGATGGTCACCAGCCCCGAGCCAAAGGCCCCACAGGATCCAGGTTTGTCTGGACTACGAAGGGGGGCGGGTGGCATTCTACGACGCTGAGAACCTGACCCCACTGTTCACTTTCACGGCCTCCTTCACcgagatgctcttccccttcttctggctctgggcccccagCACCCGCATCACTCTGTGCCCCTGA
- the VARS2 gene encoding valine--tRNA ligase, mitochondrial, producing the protein MAPNWIGSGTGRTLSSLRQLLLQAGPRHVPCGRRTSSQASKSDPEGLAWKRTQLKNKAEKRRRQRERLESIEAGVARRQEVPQGQAKVWAPKDVVLYDIPTADGQKKDTSVPLPAAYSPRYVEAAWYGWWEKEGFFKPEYQSRQPHRKPETFSLCIPPPNVTGSLHLGHALTVAIEDSLVRWRRMQGCQVLWVPGSDHAGIATQAVVERKLWKERGALRQDLTRGEFLAEVWKWKEEKGDEIFRQLKALGASLDWDRVCFTMDAGFSAAVAEAFVRLHEDGLVYREQRLVNWSCALHSAISDVEVETRQLRGRTLLPVPGCSAPVPFGLMFTFSYKVDGQEDEELPVATTRPETMLGDVAVAVHPDDPRFMHLHGKWLRHPFTGCLLAIITDPLVERDVGTGAVKVTPAHSHADYELAKQHGLPLVSVIGEDGAMTAECGDWLQGLNRFVAREKVVSALKERGLYRGMKDHAMVLPLCSRSGDVIENLLKSQWFLRCEGMAQRALEAVESGRLKLTPKFHEKNWRTWLSNISDWCISRQLWWGHQIPAYQVSVSGSCDLGKDGSDALWVVGRTEAEARRKASGILKKPEEEMELVRDADVLDTWFSSALFPFAALGWPHKVGDLQEFYPSSLLETGSDLLFFWVARMVMLGEQLTGELPFSQVFLHSLVRDAHGRKMSKSLGNVVDPLDVIHGASLQDLQGRLRDGNLDPREVAIAVEGQRRDFPQGIPECGTDALRFALCSHRVQGDDINLDVATVLSSRHFCNKVWNAVRFTLGALGEGFAPRTPEEVCPSSPMDRWILSRLYHTAVDCGQRFGEYELHLVTSTIHHFWLHNFCDVYLESVKPVLRSKDQSRILQTHQTLLSCADLGLRLLSPFMPYLAEELWQRLPKPDADSAPSICVARYPSAEQPAHWCRPADEDDFLLVQEVVRVARALRVTYRLTRARPPVYLVCSEPAAHRVYEEYREPLQTLSLAGSLELRPSSKGAEPPVGWVRGRVNDHTEIYMDLQGLVDPEAELPRLASRKKKLEHQILELTARTQASGYQEKVSPRARAECQQKISSLRTELVQLNQALESFGRMAAGLGTPPSAAVE; encoded by the exons ATGGCACCAAACTGGATTGGATCTGGCACCGGTCGGACTCTGAGCTCCCTCCGCCAGCTGCTCCTCCAGGCTGGGCCCCGGCACGTCCCCTGCGGGCGGAGAACCTCCTCCCAGGCTAGCAAATCCGACCCCGAGGGGCTGGCGTGGAAAAGGACCCAGCTCAAGAACAAGGCAGAGAAGCGGAGGAGACAGCGGGAGAGGCTGGAGTCCATTGAAGCCGGAGTGGCCCGGAGGCAGGAG GTACCTCAGGGGCAGGCTAAGGTGTGGGCTCCGAAAGATGTGGTTCTGTATGACATCCCGACGGCCGACGGTCAGAAGAAAG ACACTTCCGTGCCCCTGCCGGCTGCTTACAGCCCCCGCTACGTGGAAGCTGCGTGGTACGGGTGGTGGGAGAAGGAAGGATTCTTCAAACCAGAATATCAG agCCGGCAGCCCCATAGGAAACCAGAAACCTTCTCCCTCTGCATCCCCCCACCCAACGTCACGGGGTCCCTACACCTGGGCCATGCCCTCACGGTAGCCATCGAGGACTCGCTGGTGCGATG GCGCAGGATGCAGGGCTGCCAGGTGCTGTGGGTGCCGGGATCGGATCATGCTGGAATTGCCACTCAG GCGGTGGTGGAGCGCAAGCTCTGGAAGGAGCGGGGCGCCCTACGGCAGGACCTGACGCGAGGGGAATTCCTCGCCGAGGTCTGGAAATGGAAAGAGGA GAAAGGGGACGAGATCTTCCGACAGCTCAAGGCTCTGGGGGCATCTCTGGACTGGGACCGAGTCTGCTTCACCATGGACGCT GGGTTCTCAGCGGCTGTGGCAGAGGCGTTCGTGCGATTGCACGAGGACGGGCTGGTGTACCGCGAGCAGCGCCTGGTGAACTGGTCGTGCGCCCTGCACTCCGCCATCTCCGACGTGGAG GTGGAGACCCGGCAGCTCCGGGGTCGGACTCTGCTCCCTGTGCCCGGCTGCTCAGCCCCGGTGCCCTTTGGATTGATGTTCACCTTTTCCTACAAAGTGGATGGACAGGAGG ACGAGGAGCTCCCCGTGGCCACCACCCGCCCAGAGACGATGCTGGGGGACGTGGCTGTGGCCGTCCATCCCGACGACCCACGGTTCATG CATCTGCACGGCAAGTGGCTCCGGCACCCATTCACTGGGTGCCTCCTGGCCATCATCACGGACCCCCTGGTGGAGCGAGACGTGGGCACAG GAGCCGTGAAGGTGACACCGGCTCACAGCCATGCCGACTACGAGCTGGCCAAGCAGCATGGGCTGCCCCTGGTCTCTGTGATTGGGGAGGATGGGGCCATGACAGCTGAGTGTGGAGACTGGCTCCAG GGCCTGAATCGCTTCGTGGCTCGTGAGAAAGTGGTGTCTGCCTTGAAGGAGAGAGGCCTGTACCGGGGTATGAAGGATcatgccatggtgctgcccctctgcAG TCGCTCCGGGGATGTGATTGAGAACCTGCTGAAGAGCCAGTGGTTTCTCCGGTGTGAGGGAATGGCCCAGAGAGCCCTGGAG GCTGTGGAGTCAGGGCGTCTGAAACTCACCCCGAAATTTCATGAGAAGAACTGGAGGACGTGGCTGTCCAACATCAG CGATTGGTGCATTTCCCGACAGCTGTGGTGGGGCCATCAGATTCCAGCCTATCAGGTCTCTGTCTCAGGGTCATGTGACTTAGGCAAG GATGGGAGTGATGCATTGTGGGTAGTGGGCAGGACAGAGGCGGAAGCCCGCAGAAAAGCATCAGGGATTTTGAAGAAACCGGAAGAGGAAATGGAGCTGGTGAGAG ATGCTGATGTCCTGGATACCTGGTTCTCTTCTGCTCTCTTCCCCTTCGCGGCCCTGGGCTGGCCCCATAAG GTTGGAGACCTCCAGGAATTCTACCCCAGCAGCCTCTTGGAGACGGGCAGCGACCTGCTCTTCTTCTGGGTGGCTCGGATGGTGATGCTGGGGGAGCAGCTGACCGGAGAGCTGCCGTTCTCCCAG gTTTTCCTGCACTCCCTAGTGCGTGATGCCCATGGCCGGAAGATGAGTAAATCGTTGGGGAATGTCGTAGACCCACTGGACGTCATTCACGGGGCCTCCCTGCAG GATTTGCAGGGGAGGCTGCGAGATGGGAACCTGGACCCCCGAGAGGTGGCCATCGCTGTGGAGGGACAG AGACGAGActtcccccaggggatccccGAATGCGGCACTGACGCCTTGAGATTCGCGCTGTGCTCCCATCGAGTCCAAG GGGACGACATTAACCTGGACGTGGCCACGGTGCTGAGCTCCCGGCACTTCTGCAACAAGGTGTGGAACGCCGTTCGATTTACTCTGGGGGCCCTGGGAGAAGGGTTTGCCCCACGGACCCCGGAGGAG gtctgccccagctcccccatgGACCGATGGATCCTTAGCCGTCTCTACCACACTGCAGTGGACTGCGGCCAGAGGTTCGGGGAGTACGAGCTGCATTTGGTCACATCCACCATCCACCACTTCTGGCTGCACAACTTCTGTGATGTCTACTTG GAGTCGGTGAAGCCCGTGTTGCGCAGCAAGGATCAATCCCGGATCCTGCAGACCCACCAGACGCTCCTCAGCTGCGCCGACCTGGGCCTGCGCCTCCTCTCGCCCTTCATGCCCTACCTGGCGGAGGAGCTGTGGCAACGGCTCCCCAAGCCGGATGcggactctgctcccagcatctGCGTGGCCAGATACCCCAGTGCTGAGCAGCCG GCCCATTGGTGTCGCCCCGCGGATGAGGACGACTTCCTGctggtgcaggaagtggtgcGGGTGGCGCGCGCCCTGAGGGTGACCTACCGGCTGACGAGAGCCCGGCCGCCCG TCTACCTGGTGTGCTCAGAGCCAGCTGCCCACAGGGTGTACGAGGAATATAGGGAGCCCCTGCAAACCCTGTCCCTGGCTGGCTCTCTGGAGCTTCGCCCCTCCTCCAAGGGGGCGGAGCCTCCTGTGGGCTGGGTGCGGGGGAGAGTGAACGACCACACTGAGATCTATATGGACCTGCAG GGGCTGGTTGACCCCGAGGCAGAGCTCCCCAGGCTAGCGTCCCGTAAGAAGAAGCTGGAGCACCAGATCTTGGAGCTCACAGCACGAACCCAGGCATCTGGCTACCAGGAGAAAGTCTCGCCGAGAGCCCGGGCAGAGTGTCAGCAGAAG ATTTCCTCTCTCCGGACTGAGCTGGTGCAGCTGAATCAGGCCCTGGAGAGCTTCGGCCGCATGGCAGCAGGGTTGGGAACACCTCCATCAGCGGCTGTTGAATGA